From a region of the uncultured Draconibacterium sp. genome:
- a CDS encoding TonB-dependent receptor, whose translation MKTSLILLFQFLILFAHAQVTISGVVQSESGSPLSGVNIFIQGTYDGTTTDSLGIFLFTTDATDEQTLIASCVGFETYAQQLNLTGDISDLKIVLIQEISELDEVIINAGTFEASDKKKSVVLKPLDVALTAGANGDIFGAFGKLPGSQTVGEEGRLFVRGGESYETKTFMDGMLVNTPYYSKMPDLPTRGRFSPLLFNGSAFSTGGYSAEYGQALSSIVALNTVALEPETKSSISVLSVGLQGSHAKRWENTSLSISGEYLNTALSNKIFKQNIEWEKVPVIVGSTMLFRHKTSETGMIKSFASFSYDTSTLMYDNIDQTAFQEVSIDNKNLYSNTTYNDMLNNDWMIQTGVAFNIDRENMGIDSDDIATSRNSSQLKLTLSNYSVKGVTTTFGAEALVYKYDQEIDMDGNFNLSFNNNLFAGFAESEWKVTKNLALKAGLRTEYNSLINELNVVPRLSAAVKTSKNSQLSAAYGKFFQNPNDDYLKFTDELAPETSTHSILTWQYKKDSHTLRIEAYNKNYSDLVKFDKEFSVEPGNYNNTGSGYSRGIDVFWRDQKEFGKADYWISYSWIDSKRNYRDYPMKVTPHYVSKHNLSVVYKQYFTKINSFISGSYTFASGRPYNNPNTPEFMAGKTKTYNDVSLGFTHIFYLFNTQTVAHVIVNNALGFNNVFGYNYAQTPDNNGVYQSQPIVPGQKRLIVFLLSFQL comes from the coding sequence CTGTTCGCTCATGCACAGGTCACAATTTCAGGAGTTGTGCAATCAGAATCAGGCAGCCCGCTTTCCGGGGTGAATATCTTTATCCAGGGAACTTACGACGGTACAACAACCGACAGCCTGGGTATTTTCTTATTTACAACGGATGCAACCGATGAACAGACATTGATTGCCAGTTGCGTTGGATTTGAAACTTATGCACAGCAGCTCAACCTCACAGGAGATATTTCAGATCTAAAAATCGTGCTCATTCAGGAAATAAGCGAACTCGACGAAGTAATAATTAATGCGGGTACTTTTGAGGCCAGCGACAAAAAGAAGTCGGTTGTTTTAAAACCACTTGACGTGGCTTTAACTGCAGGTGCCAACGGCGATATTTTTGGTGCTTTTGGAAAATTGCCCGGTTCGCAAACAGTGGGTGAAGAAGGGCGTCTTTTTGTTCGTGGTGGCGAAAGCTACGAAACCAAAACTTTTATGGACGGCATGTTGGTAAATACACCTTACTATTCAAAAATGCCCGATCTGCCCACACGCGGCCGGTTCTCCCCCCTCCTTTTTAACGGATCGGCATTTAGCACCGGAGGTTACTCTGCCGAATACGGGCAGGCACTTTCGTCGATTGTGGCTTTAAATACGGTTGCATTGGAGCCAGAAACCAAATCGAGCATTTCAGTTCTTTCCGTTGGCTTACAGGGATCTCACGCCAAAAGATGGGAAAACACTTCATTGTCCATCAGCGGCGAATACCTGAACACAGCACTTAGCAACAAAATTTTTAAGCAAAATATTGAGTGGGAAAAAGTCCCTGTTATTGTTGGCTCAACAATGCTGTTCCGGCATAAAACCAGCGAAACCGGCATGATAAAATCTTTTGCCAGTTTTAGTTATGACACCAGCACTTTGATGTACGACAACATTGATCAAACTGCTTTTCAGGAAGTTTCAATAGACAATAAAAATTTGTATTCGAACACAACCTACAACGATATGCTGAATAACGACTGGATGATTCAAACCGGCGTTGCTTTTAATATCGATAGGGAAAACATGGGCATCGATTCTGATGATATCGCTACTTCCAGAAACAGCAGCCAGTTGAAACTTACATTATCCAATTATTCTGTAAAAGGTGTAACCACAACCTTTGGCGCTGAAGCTTTGGTTTATAAGTACGACCAGGAAATTGATATGGATGGAAATTTCAATCTTTCATTCAACAACAACTTGTTTGCGGGCTTTGCCGAATCGGAATGGAAAGTAACTAAAAACCTGGCGCTAAAAGCCGGCCTGCGAACCGAGTATAACTCGCTGATTAATGAATTAAATGTTGTTCCCCGACTGTCGGCAGCAGTAAAAACAAGCAAGAATAGCCAACTTTCAGCAGCTTACGGAAAGTTCTTTCAGAATCCGAATGATGATTATTTGAAATTCACCGATGAGCTGGCTCCTGAAACATCAACACACTCCATATTAACCTGGCAGTATAAAAAAGACAGCCACACTTTGCGCATTGAAGCCTACAATAAAAACTATTCCGACCTGGTAAAATTTGATAAAGAATTTTCTGTTGAGCCCGGGAATTACAACAATACCGGCAGTGGTTATTCTCGGGGAATCGATGTTTTCTGGCGCGACCAAAAAGAGTTTGGCAAAGCCGATTACTGGATTTCCTATTCCTGGATCGACTCAAAAAGAAATTACCGAGATTACCCGATGAAAGTGACTCCGCACTATGTTTCGAAGCACAACCTTTCGGTGGTTTACAAACAGTATTTTACAAAGATCAATTCATTCATATCAGGTTCCTACACTTTCGCCAGCGGACGTCCGTACAACAATCCCAACACTCCCGAATTTATGGCTGGTAAAACTAAAACCTACAACGATGTGAGTTTAGGATTTACACATATATTTTACCTTTTTAACACACAAACCGTTGCACACGTAATTGTAAACAATGCCTTGGGCTTTAACAATGTATTTGGGTACAACTACGCCCAAACACCCGACAATAATGGCGTTTATCAATCGCAACCCATTGTGCCGGGGCAAAAACGACTCATTGTATTTCTACTATCATTTCAATTATAA